Proteins encoded together in one Streptomyces sp. NA04227 window:
- a CDS encoding FAD-dependent monooxygenase — protein sequence MTQHAPKKALVIGAGIGGLTAAISLRRAGLDVEVHERAGELRAAGSGLSVMSNAIGALDSLGLGIDLAAHGQTLESYHVRTAAGRPIREFPFPEIIDRIGIPSVLITRPALQKALLDAAEGIPIRTGAVATGFESEEDGVRVAFEDGTEAHGDVLIGADGFHSVIRRQLVGPAPEESQDSGYVCYLGLVPFSHPNFPPGSVVHFWGSGKRFGLVDMGGGTLYWWGTENMPTERSHDWQGTKDDVLASYEGWADEVRQAISSTPEESIIAVPSRDRAFLDRWGKGPVTLLGDAAHPMLTSLGQGSGMAIEDAVVLGRCLESATDLPAALRRYEDERRERTSGMVAASRRLSSFEQATGILRPLRDAFFRFLPRASLIKMLEDSLAFPIREQQGSDKGEQQTGKPVATS from the coding sequence GTGACACAGCACGCACCCAAGAAGGCCCTCGTTATCGGCGCGGGAATCGGCGGACTGACGGCGGCGATCTCGCTGCGTCGCGCCGGACTCGACGTCGAGGTCCACGAGCGGGCCGGGGAACTGCGGGCGGCCGGTTCCGGCCTGTCCGTCATGAGCAACGCCATCGGCGCCCTGGACTCGCTCGGCCTCGGCATCGACCTGGCCGCGCACGGCCAGACGCTCGAGTCGTACCACGTCCGCACCGCCGCCGGACGGCCGATCCGGGAGTTCCCCTTCCCGGAGATCATCGACCGGATCGGCATACCGAGCGTCCTGATCACCCGCCCCGCCCTGCAGAAGGCCCTGCTCGACGCCGCCGAGGGCATCCCGATCCGCACCGGCGCCGTGGCCACCGGCTTCGAGTCCGAAGAGGACGGCGTCAGGGTCGCCTTCGAGGACGGCACCGAAGCGCACGGCGACGTACTCATCGGCGCGGACGGCTTCCACTCCGTCATCCGCCGCCAACTCGTCGGCCCCGCCCCGGAGGAGTCCCAGGACAGCGGCTACGTCTGCTACCTGGGCCTGGTGCCCTTCTCGCACCCGAACTTCCCGCCCGGCTCCGTCGTGCACTTCTGGGGCAGCGGCAAGCGCTTCGGTCTGGTCGACATGGGCGGCGGCACCCTCTACTGGTGGGGCACCGAGAACATGCCCACCGAGCGCTCCCACGACTGGCAGGGCACCAAGGACGACGTCCTCGCCTCCTACGAGGGCTGGGCCGACGAGGTGCGGCAGGCGATCAGCTCCACTCCCGAGGAGTCGATCATCGCCGTGCCCTCCCGCGACCGCGCCTTCCTGGACCGCTGGGGCAAGGGCCCGGTCACCCTCCTCGGCGACGCCGCCCACCCGATGCTCACCAGCCTCGGCCAGGGCTCCGGCATGGCCATCGAGGACGCCGTCGTCCTCGGCCGCTGCCTCGAATCGGCCACCGACCTCCCGGCCGCCCTGCGCCGCTACGAGGACGAGCGCCGCGAACGCACCAGCGGCATGGTCGCCGCCTCCCGTCGGCTCAGCTCCTTCGAGCAGGCCACGGGCATCCTCCGCCCCCTGCGCGACGCCTTCTTCCGCTTCCTGCCCCGCGCCAGCCTGATCAAGATGCTGGAGGACTCCCTGGCCTTCCCCATCAGGGAGCAGCAGGGGTCGGACAAGGGTGAGCAGCAGACGGGGAAGCCGGTGGCGACCAGCTGA